In a genomic window of Anomalospiza imberbis isolate Cuckoo-Finch-1a 21T00152 chromosome 5, ASM3175350v1, whole genome shotgun sequence:
- the TUBA8 gene encoding tubulin alpha-8 chain isoform X1, translating to MRECISVHVGQAGVQIGNACWELFCLEHGIQPDGTFKDLQDKLSSDDSFTTFFNETATGKHVPRAVMVDLEPTVVDEVRAGTFRELFHPEQLITGKEDAANNYARGHYTIGKESIDMVLDRVRKLTDACSGLQGFLIFHSFGGGTGSGFTSLLMERLSVDYGKKSKLEFAIYPAPQVSTAVVEPYNSILTTHTTLEHSDCAFMVDNEAIYDICRRNLDIERPTYTNLNRLISQIVSSITASLRFDGALNVDLTEFQTNLVPYPRIHFPLVTYAPIISSDRAHHEQLSVAEITNACFEPSNQMVKCDPRHGKYMACCMLYRGDVVPKDVNVAIAAIKTKRTIQFVDWCPTGFKVGINYQPPTVVPGGDLAQVQRAVCMLSNTTAIAEAWARLDHKFDLMYAKRAFVHWYVGEGMEEGEFAEAREDLAALEKDYEEVGTDSFEEENDGE from the exons CGTGAGTGCATCTCTGTCCACgttggccaggctggagtgcAGATAGGAAATGCGTGCTGGGAACTCTTCTGTCTGGAGCACGGCATTCAGCCTGATGGCACCTTCAAGGACCTGCAGGACAAACTCAGCTCTGATGACTCTTTTACCACATTTTTCAATGAAACAGCCACTGGGAAGCATGTGCCACGGGCTGTAATGGTGGACTTAGAACCAACTGTGGTAG aTGAAGTACGGGCTGGCACCTTCCGGGAACTTTTTCATCCAGAACAGCTGATCACTGGAAAGGAAGATGCAGCCAATAACTATGCCCGTGGCCACTACACCATTGGCAAGGAAAGCATTGATATGGTGCTGGATCGTGTCCGTAAGCTG ACTGATGCCTGTTCTGGGCTGCAAGGATTCCTGATCTTCCACAGCTTTGGTGGTGGTACCGGCTCTGGATTTACCTCCTTGCTGATGGAACGCCTCTCTGTGGATTATGGAAAGAAATCCAAACTGGAGTTTGCCATCTACCCAGCCCCTCAGGTCTCCACTGCTGTGGTGGAACCGTACAATTCCATCCTGACCACGCACACCACACTGGAGCATTCTGACTGTGCCTTCATGGTGGACAACGAGGCCATCTACGACATCTGCCGCCGGAACCTGGACATCGAGCGCCCCACCTACACCAACCTCAACCGCCTGATCAGCCAGATCGTGTCCTCCATCACCGCCTCGCTGCGGTTCGACGGCGCCCTCAACGTGGACCTGACGGAGTTCCAGACCAACCTGGTGCCCTACCCGCGCATCCACTTCCCCTTGGTGACCTACGCCCCCATCATCTCCTCCGACAGAGCGCACCACGAGCAGCTCTCGGTGGCCGAGATCACCAACGCCTGCTTCGAGCCCAGCAACCAGATGGTGAAGTGTGACCCGAGGCACGGCAAGTACATGGCCTGCTGCATGCTCTACCGGGGCGATGTCGTCCCCAAGGACGTCAACGTGGCCATTGCTGCCATCAAGACCAAGAGAACCATCCAGTTTGTTGACTGGTGTCCAACAGGCTTCAAG GTTGGGATCAACTACCAGCCTCCTACAGTTGTTCCTGGTGGAGACCTAGCCCAAGTTCAGCGGGCAGTCTGCATGCTGAGCAACACCACGGCCATCGCCGAGGCTTGGGCAAGGCTTGACCACAAGTTTGACCTGATGTACGCCAAGAGAGCTTTTGTGCACTGGTATGTGGGTGAAGGCATGGAGGAGGGAGAGTTTGCAGAGGCCCGAGAGgacctggctgccctggaaaaGGACTATGAAGAAGTGGGAACTGACTCGTTTGAAGAAGAGAATGATGGggagtaa
- the TUBA8 gene encoding tubulin alpha-8 chain isoform X2, whose translation MVDLEPTVVDEVRAGTFRELFHPEQLITGKEDAANNYARGHYTIGKESIDMVLDRVRKLTDACSGLQGFLIFHSFGGGTGSGFTSLLMERLSVDYGKKSKLEFAIYPAPQVSTAVVEPYNSILTTHTTLEHSDCAFMVDNEAIYDICRRNLDIERPTYTNLNRLISQIVSSITASLRFDGALNVDLTEFQTNLVPYPRIHFPLVTYAPIISSDRAHHEQLSVAEITNACFEPSNQMVKCDPRHGKYMACCMLYRGDVVPKDVNVAIAAIKTKRTIQFVDWCPTGFKVGINYQPPTVVPGGDLAQVQRAVCMLSNTTAIAEAWARLDHKFDLMYAKRAFVHWYVGEGMEEGEFAEAREDLAALEKDYEEVGTDSFEEENDGE comes from the exons ATGGTGGACTTAGAACCAACTGTGGTAG aTGAAGTACGGGCTGGCACCTTCCGGGAACTTTTTCATCCAGAACAGCTGATCACTGGAAAGGAAGATGCAGCCAATAACTATGCCCGTGGCCACTACACCATTGGCAAGGAAAGCATTGATATGGTGCTGGATCGTGTCCGTAAGCTG ACTGATGCCTGTTCTGGGCTGCAAGGATTCCTGATCTTCCACAGCTTTGGTGGTGGTACCGGCTCTGGATTTACCTCCTTGCTGATGGAACGCCTCTCTGTGGATTATGGAAAGAAATCCAAACTGGAGTTTGCCATCTACCCAGCCCCTCAGGTCTCCACTGCTGTGGTGGAACCGTACAATTCCATCCTGACCACGCACACCACACTGGAGCATTCTGACTGTGCCTTCATGGTGGACAACGAGGCCATCTACGACATCTGCCGCCGGAACCTGGACATCGAGCGCCCCACCTACACCAACCTCAACCGCCTGATCAGCCAGATCGTGTCCTCCATCACCGCCTCGCTGCGGTTCGACGGCGCCCTCAACGTGGACCTGACGGAGTTCCAGACCAACCTGGTGCCCTACCCGCGCATCCACTTCCCCTTGGTGACCTACGCCCCCATCATCTCCTCCGACAGAGCGCACCACGAGCAGCTCTCGGTGGCCGAGATCACCAACGCCTGCTTCGAGCCCAGCAACCAGATGGTGAAGTGTGACCCGAGGCACGGCAAGTACATGGCCTGCTGCATGCTCTACCGGGGCGATGTCGTCCCCAAGGACGTCAACGTGGCCATTGCTGCCATCAAGACCAAGAGAACCATCCAGTTTGTTGACTGGTGTCCAACAGGCTTCAAG GTTGGGATCAACTACCAGCCTCCTACAGTTGTTCCTGGTGGAGACCTAGCCCAAGTTCAGCGGGCAGTCTGCATGCTGAGCAACACCACGGCCATCGCCGAGGCTTGGGCAAGGCTTGACCACAAGTTTGACCTGATGTACGCCAAGAGAGCTTTTGTGCACTGGTATGTGGGTGAAGGCATGGAGGAGGGAGAGTTTGCAGAGGCCCGAGAGgacctggctgccctggaaaaGGACTATGAAGAAGTGGGAACTGACTCGTTTGAAGAAGAGAATGATGGggagtaa